A window of Piliocolobus tephrosceles isolate RC106 unplaced genomic scaffold, ASM277652v3 unscaffolded_15579, whole genome shotgun sequence genomic DNA:
GACCCACCCTCTCTACTCCGCTCCCTCCAGCCCTCCAGTAGGCAGGACTCTGGGATGCCCTCTCGCACCCGGATGCCCACCTGATGTGCCCGCCTGTGGCCCCTCCCCAGCAGGGCATCCCTTCCCTGATCAGGTTGTACTCGCCAGGTGGGGAGGGTGTTGTAGACGTGATTAAGGACCCTAAGCAGTGACTTAAGCTCATCAAAATGGAGAGCATCCTAGGCGGGCATGGCCCAATCAGGAAGCCCTCCGGAGACTGTTTCAACGCCAGAGAGGGAGAAATTCAGACCTGTCCTGCTGGCCCTGAAGAGGAAGCAACCGCCATGCTGGGAGGGGCCAACAGCCAGCAGAGAGGTAGGACCCAGTTGCCAGCCACCAGGACCTGAATTCTGCCATAACCACGTGGGCCAAGGACGCCCCATGCCCCCATGAGATTGCAGATCCGGCTGACAACCTGCCTGAAACCTATCAAGGCTGAGCAGAAGACCCCACCCCTGTATGCAGCCCCCAACCACAGACACCCTGAGGCTGTTCCTGGTGGTGTTTGGAGCCCCTCAGTCTGTGGCTGGCTGCAGAGGCCCATGCCAGACCCCAGCCCATACCTGGGGACACAGGCTGGCTAGGAAGCAGGGATAAACCCAGCAGGCTGGGAATGGCCTTCCCGCAAGGGTTCCCCACCAGGCACCCACAGGACACAAGTTTCAAACTAGGGAGAGCATGCACTGACCCCCCGCAGCATGgcagagtggggtggggtggcagcGAGGTCCCCAGGATCAGGTCCagtggcccaggttggagaggGGTGAGAGGGAGCCCCCTCCCTCAGTGGGCAGTGGCCAGAAGGGGGCTGCTGGCAGCCAGGAGGGGTCAGGCAGCAAGGGAAGGTGCCTGGACTGGCGTGTGTGGAGGGAGACCACGGGCTAGGAGGACAGGATGGCAGAGGGGCGAGGCTGCATTCTGGAACAGGAAGGGGAAGGCGAGGTGTGGATCTGGGGAGAAACGGGACTGAGGGGCATCTGAGAAGATGACCAGGGGGTGGGGGAGCCCTGGCTCGCCCCAGGAGGGGCTCTCTGGTACCGTGAACGGAGGCCAGCCGGAGGCCTGCAGGGTGGAGGCCGCCCTCTGACACGGGCCCAACATGCACGGGCAGGGAACATACTGGGGGCTTCCATGCCCCACCTTCAAGCCTCCCCACCCCAGACCGACCTTACCCAGCTGCTTCCTTGCCCTCTAGCCCCTCAACTCCCGCAGACCCCTTCCTGATGGCCCATTTCCGGTGGCGGCCACAGCTGCACCTCTGGGGGAAGTGGCGGGTCTGGGGTTTCCAGCCCCGGTTTCCGCTGGCTTGGGAAGGAGACAGGCCCGGCCCTTGGCCCGGGCTGAGAGGAATCTGCCAGCCAGGCTGGGCGatgcctcccccaccccagggcACGTTCCAACTTCACTCCATCACGCCCCAAGCTGACTGCCTTCCCGGGCCTTGTCCTCTGCAGCAGCAGGTAAGAGGCCTGGCTCACCTCCAGAATCAGACACAGGGAGCCACGGGCGCTGCCACAGGGTGGGTGAACTTTGCTGTCAGTCCAGCCCCCCATCAGGCCCTCAAAGACAGACGCCCTGACCCCTAGTCAGCCGCATCTCCAGTCCTGCGTCCCTGAAGCCACGGCCTGCTCTTTACAATGCAAGTCTAAGCAAGATGCCCACTTTCCAGAGCCCTCCTTGGCTCCCCAGCAACCTCACAATCAGGCTGTGGCCCAGAGGTTGTGCCAGTAGAACCACCGCGACCAGGGCTGCTTGACCACTTGCCCTGAGAGCCTATGCCGTGCAGCCCCTCTGCCAGGATTCTGTCCAGTCCCACCTCCTCCAGGGGGACCAAGGGGACTCCAACCCCTCCCATGCCTCCCAGCTGTGCTCAGTACCACGGGCCAGGGAGGTGGGGCACAGTGGGCATGGCCGGCCATGGGGTGTACACCTGCAGAAAATGAAGACCCACCCTTCACACCCAAGTCCACCCTTCAGCGTGGAAATtctgttttgttgagacagagtttcgctcttgttgcccaggctagggtgcgatggcgcaatctcggctcaccgcaacctccgcctccaggttcaagcgattctcctgcctcagcctcctaagtagctggaattataggttcctgccaccacacctggctaattttgcatttttagcagagacgggatttctccatgttggtcaggctggtctcgaactcctgacctcaggtgatccacctgccttggcctccgaaagtgctaggattacaggagtgagccaccgtgcctggcccagcgTGGAAATGCTGCCTTTAACTTGGAGTCCACCTACCCAGGCAGGAATGCGCCCAGGTGAAGTCCTTGAGGctgctgaggcgggaggaccgcAGGTTCAACCCTGAGTGGCCCATGTGCCAGGCTGACAGGCTCAGAGACTTCCGGTGCTTCTCCCAGTGGAGTGGGCCCTGGCCTCTGGAGGAGATTGTGGAGGCTGGTGCTCAGCTGGTGGGGCTGGGGGGACTCTGacaccctcctccttccccaagaCCTCAGCTGGAGTCAGGAGCCCATCGTAGTGTCCCTGGGGAAGTGGATGGGCTTCATCCCAACATCTTATCCTGGGAAGGCAACCCCAGCTGGCAGGCCTTACGGGGCAGGAGTTGGCGCCTCGACTTTGGTGGGGTCACGTCCCGAAGCACAGGCTCCAGGCCATGCCTCTTCCCCAGGAGAGCTGGAGCCACTCCTTGTCCAGCCCAGGACACAGCTTCTCCCTCATTCCTGAGCCACCCTCTGAGAACAAAGCTGTgactcacccccacccccagcacccgGTCTTAATCCTACAGGAAGTAGAGGCACCTGTCAGCAGCAGCTGCCACCCGGCCTGCCCCACACGGCTGGGGGCCGCAGGCTGGAGGCATGGGGCTGAGACGCTCCAGAGAGCCCCAGGAGCCCAGGTTCCGGCCTGGCTTAGGCTCTGAGGCGCACTCTGTCCAACCCTCCCCTAATCCCAGGTTGAAAAACAAGGAGAAACCCATCCTGCTTGCACACTCCCAGGGATGGGCCCTCACTCTCTCCCAGGAAGTCCCTCCCATCTCGAGCCACACCACAGACCTGAGGGCCTGGTCCCACTCACCAGTATGTGGCGACCCGGCGCAGATCAGACGGGGCCAAGTGGTAGCCACACTCCTCCCAAGCCTCCTTGCAAGCCACTTCCTCCAGCGAGAGCCCAGGCTGGTCCACAAGGCCGGCACACAGCTCAACCGTCACCCCCGCTGAGCCGGGCAGGGCTGGCTGCAGCTCCCGGGGCCCGTCCTGGTCTGCAGCTGCTAGGGACCCTGGGAAGTGGCGCTCCACCTCGCCCGCATACACAGCTGCGTGGGAGGAAGCCAGACTATGCTCACAGCCACGTGGTGGCCACCTCCAGGTCACCCGCGCAGCCAGGCCCCCTCCCAGGGCCTCAGCTTCCCCTGGAGCCCCCTCCCACATCTCTATTCAGACCCTCAGGACCACAGGGACCTGCAGGTGACCCTGCGGATCCCCTTCCCACCCCAGCTGGCCTCACCTGGCCGGAACTGCTTCACCAACACCAGACTCCTCCGAGACGAGTTGAATAAGAGAACGGTCACGCTGTGCACAGTGGGAGGGGCTCAGCACAGAAGCACTCCACTGGCCCTGCTTGGGGCCCTGCCTCCCACCTTTCTGTTCCCAGCATGGCCATCCCACCTCCTTGCCAGCAGCCCAGGGAGGTCAGGCCCCTTGCTCAGACAGGATggctgaggcccaggcaggacAAGAGCTGTCCAGGGTCACAGTCCGGCCAGGACCCAGACCTGCTGTATTCCAGCTGGCAGGACGGGAAGCAGGGGACAGGGAAGGACACATGGGCAGCTGAGTAGGTCAGGGTGCTAGCAGCTGCGGCCGGGTGACTGACAGGACGTTTGGCCCTCACTGACCAGCTGCCCACCGGCCACACTCCTCGACCCACGTCGCCATCCAGCCCAGACCCTGGATGCTAGGGGCAAAGGCTCCAGGACGACCTCTCCCTGCCCTGAGAGGACCTGCCCACTATCACGGTCCTGGTGCCCTGAGCTAAGACCTGACTCAGCCCCCAGGCCTCAGGCTGACCCCTCAGGGACAGGAAACTCAGAGGCCAGGCAGAGAGAAGGGACTTTTGGAGCCCACGCAGGGAACAGAAACGTCAGGCAGGAGAGGGCCCCTTCCCCCTGGGCCCAGCGTTCCCGTGGACATCAGTCTGGGGCTTCCCAGTGGCCAGGCTGGGCCAGGCTCTCACCTGTCATGCGTCTTCATGAAGTCCCAGGACTTCTGGGCACCGTTCTAGAAGAGGCAGATCAGCGGTTACAATGTGCCAGGATGGGCAGAGGTGCTTGGGGAACCGAGGAGGCCACAGACCTGCTGCACCCACTCCTAACCAGGGAGATTGGCTCACGGCCTGGGCCCACGGGACCCAGGAGCTGCAGCTCCCGTGGGCAGAGGCGCAAGCAgcctgggaggggcaggaggtCGAGGACAGCCTAATACCCTAGGAGTGAGGCAGAAGACCAGGGCAAAAGGCAGGGAAGGTGTCCAGGCACCCCAGGAAACACTGCCCAGCACAGACCGAGCACAAGGGGCTGCAGAGAGACGCACACTGTCAGCAGGTATGGGAAGGCTCATGGAGGCTCAGGGGGCAGGCACGACTCCCTcacagcagggcagggagggccCCACAGGCGGAGGAGAGGTCAGGTTTTCCTGCTGAAGCTTCCTTGGGCCGCTGAACAGGGGGAGATCCGAGGGCAGGAGGGGCCGGCACCAGGAGCGGACGGGGCAGGGGGCACCCCAGGCAGGTAGGAGATGGCACTGCAGGACTCGGTGACTGTTGTCGATGGTGACCAGGCTGGgccctgcctcccaccctcccatCCCCAGTTTCTGGCCTTGGCTCTCCCACATACCCTGTGGTCCTGTTCTCCTGTGGCCACCCTCCACCTTCCCATGCCCACACGCTGGGCACACCGCCCTGGCAGGCCCCTGCACCCTGGGTGGGCAGGTGTGTGGGCTGGGCCTGCTGGGGGAGGCTGGAACTGACGGATTCTGAGATGCACTCCCATCTTGGGGGCTGGGCCTGGGGTCCCACGGGGTCCCATCTCCGGCAAGCTCAGCCCATCTGCCACTCCGAGGCCCAGAGGAGCTGCTCATCCCACGCTGGGGGCTTGCCCAGGCTGTGAAATGGACAGAGGCCTGAGCAGCAGAGACACAGGACGTGCAGCCGGGACTGCAGTAGAGGGACTTCCTGAGGACTTCCGGGAAGAGGTGACAGAAGTCAGGGAAGCGATTCTGGGCAGGCAGCGGCACAGAGGCCCTCTGAGCTTGGCTGCGAGGCAAAGGCGTCCTGGGAGGACAGTGCCCATTTCCAAGGGAAGGGAGGGCCAGTGTCCTGCGCAGGTCAGGCTGCCCAAGAGGCTGTGGGGTACCACTCCCGGGAGGCGAGCCCAGGCCTGCCTGACATCCAGCCACCCCAGAGCCAGCCACCCAGCCAGGGCAGGCTTCAGGGAAGCCCCTGCCCACAGCCTGCCATGTGCCTGCTATGCCCATGCCCCCCCACCACCACTGCTTCCCCCTGAGTAACATCACCCCATGCAGGTCTCAAGGACCCTCTCAGCTCAAGGTCAAAAGTGTGTCAGACCCTTAGGTCCAGCCAGGTCAAGGTGCAGAAAGGTTCAGGGAGGCCACTGAGGCCTGGGagagaggggcagggctgggtgcaAACAAAGCCGCATCACCTCAGAGCCATGGGGGTCCCCCGCCTTTGGTCTGCCTGACATCACAGGCCTCCCCTGGCTGGATGCAGCAAAAAGCTGAGGGCTGCAGCTGTCCCTGGGTGGCAGCCAAGGTCCAACCCAATGTCCCTTGGCCCTGAGGAGACACCGCCCGGCCTGAGCCTACATCTGTGTCCACCACAGCCACGGCCCACACCAGCTCAGCTCTGGTTACCAGAGCCCTTCAGTAGAGCTGTGCCAGTGGGTTGCCCGCTGAGGCTGAGCGCTCCGCTGGGCGGAGCACTTCACGGGAAGTGAGGGAGACAGTGCTGCCACCAGGGCCACAGAGGGCACCTGCCTGGGCTGTCCTGTACCTGCTGCCTGAGGCCCAGCCCTGTGGGGACTGTGCAGCCACAAGCAGGCATCCCATGTGGCCATCAGGGAAAAGGGCAGTGACCCCATGTCCCCACCTGCTGTACCTCGACTGATGCCAGCTGCCCCCCGCCAGCACCACCAGCTTAGCTTTGCCTTGGGGAGAGGGATCCCCTATCCTCCAGAGCCAACAGGACTCCCGCCACAGGGAAAGCGAGGGGCACAGGGCCTCTCTCAGGCTGGGGGCCAAGAGGGCTTCACAAGGATGGTGAGGGGCAGCGTCCTGGATGTGATGGGGGGACAGGATGCCCCCTGAGAGGGCACGGCGACCTGGACCACCTGACCTGATAGAGAGGCTGGGGGTGCTGGACTGTGGCCAGGAAGGTGGTCTTTGCCTAAAAGGCATTCAGGAGCTCTGGCAGAGGGGAGATCTGCTGGGAGCAGGCGGGCATGCAAGCCAAAGGTGGGGCCCGAACAGGACAGGGCTgggctcagaggaagacaggCTGGGACTCAGTGATCCAATGGATGTGGGAAGAAGATGGCAGTAGCTCCTTCACCCAACACatatgcctcatgcctgtaatccccatgctttcagaggccaaggcgggaggatcggttgaggccaggagcaagatcagcttgggcaacagtgagacctcgtctctacaaaacaagttaaaaatcagctgggtgtggtggtgtgcacctgtggtcccagctactggggcaggggctgaggcaggaggatcacttgagcccgggaagttgaggctgcagtgagctgtgatcatgccactgcactccagcctgggagacagagaaagaccctgtctcaaaaacaaaacaaaacaaaacaaaatattccttGTGAACCTACCATGTTGCCAAGTGAGGCAACACAGCCCCTTGTGTCGGGGCCTGGCATGGGAGAATGTGACACCCTAGGAGGTGGGGAAGGCTGAGCTTAGGCAGATGGAGACTCCAGGGAGATGCCCTCCCTGGAAAAAACCCCAAGGAGGAAGCTCACTTTGAGAGACTCGCTCAAATTCTCACTCAGCTCCTTCTCCTACCTCCCTGCTTCCGCCCTCTGCACTCCTTGCTCCTTCCTCCTCGGCCCAGCTATCTCCTCCTTCAAGTTGTAGCATGAAAGCCACcacttccaggaagccttccccgATCCCCAGGGCAACCAAGCAGTCCCACTGCCAAAAGGGTCGGATTCGGGGGACGGGGAGGATAGGGCCCAGCAATGCTTCCTTGAAAGGATGAGTGGTGTCCCCTCAGATGTCCCTCCTGCAGCCCCTCCCCGGCCTGGGGGCTCACTGGGTCTGGGAACCCGCGATCCGCCGGGCGGAGAAGGGACCGACCCGGAGCTCGGCGGGAGTCGGGGGCGGGGCTCCGGGGCGGGGCCCGCAGCGCAGAGGGCGGTGGGCGGGACGCGGGTCGTGGGCTGGGCCGCCGGCGGGGGCGCGGAGGGCGCGGGGCCGCGGGCTCACCTGGCGGTAATGCAGCGTGAGCGGCCGCAGGTAGGGTGAGGCGGCGCAGCGGCCCACGGACGCTCCCTCGATGCGGTCCATGGCGGCGCCAGGACAGGCGGGGGTCGCGACCGCAGCGAAGACCAACCCGGGGCAGCGCCCTGGCCGGACGGGAGCCTTCGGGCGGGCGCGTGACGGCGGCTCTGAGCATGCTCCGTGGGtgcgcggggcggggcggggcggccgaggtgggcgggGCTCGCAGGTGCCACCTGTCGGGTGCTGAGCGCCTGGGGGCGCCGGTCGCCGCGGTGCCAGGGGAGCCGCGCAGGCACGTGGGCGTCGTGCAGAGGAAGGACTGGCTGGGTGGACCCCGGCTTCCGGGCGGGGCCAGCCGGACCGGGGTACAGTGCTTGGGTGGGACTCGGGACCtcttggctgggggagggagggcctGGCGGTGGTTGGAGCCAAGGGCCTGCCCCTTGGCCCATGGTGCGATGGGCCGAGTGGATGCCTCCCCACTCTGGGGATGGACCACAACCCCGAGATTAAGTCACTCCAGGGGTCCGCGGGCGGGGCTGGGGGCGGAGCAGCGccccagggagggagggactGGGCCCAGAAAGAGAGTCACGGGAGACCAGAGAGAGGGCCCTGGAAAGAAGCCAGGTGAGAGGAGAGTGGGGCGCGGGAGGGGCCAAAGCTTGGGCCGAGGGGGCTTCCCCTCGAGGTTCCTGGTGTCGAGGGTGGCTGGGAGCTGCCACGCTGTCTCTGCAGCTGTCCCTCCTCCACTCAAAAGCCAGctgcccttccctcctcctgcaAGTTCTACCTTCCCGGGTGTGGAAGGCTCCCAGGTAGCTGCAGTTCTTCCTTGGGCATGGATTCCAAGAACTCCCCCCAAATGCCACCATGGCCTCCACAGGGGCAGGAAACAATATTGAGGCAAGGGAGCGAAGGCCCACACTGGCCCTGAACCCTGACCTGCACCTGCTTTCTGAACTATGGCCCAGGGGAACAGGCTCAGGGTGGACTGGCCATGTGGGCTTGAAATAGACTCCCAGATCCCTGTTCACTATCGCCGTGTAATGAAACACTCCAAAGCTTAATGCCTTAAAGTGCCCCTTTATCGCCTGGCCTATGGATGGCCCAGCTCAGCCAGGCAGCCCTGCCTTGGGGTCTCTCTGCAGTTGTAATCAGGTGGCAGCTGGGGCTGGTGTCGTCTGAAGGCCAAACGGGGTGGACCGTCCAGGATGGCCTCTTCATCCCGGCCCTCAGTTTGTGGCTGGAACAGCCAGGGCCAGCTGGCCTCCCTTGTGGCTGGTGTGGGCTTCCCCGCAGCCTGGTGGTCTCAGGGTAGTCGGATTCTCCCGCAGCAGCTGGCTCCCTCCAGAGCATGTTCACCAGGCCAGGCCAAGCTGCCAGGCGTTGTGTGACCTGGCCTCAGATGTCATATGGTGTCATTCCTACTGCATCCTGTGGGTCATAAAGTCCTAGGCCACCCACAGATTCCAGGGAAGGGGTATCACCAGGTGGGAATGCTGGGGAACATGGTCATGAAGCCAGCATCCAAGTCCTGCTGTCACCGCCCCAGTAGCTCTACAGGGGCCTGTGTCTCCCCGCTTTAGCCATTCCTGGTGTCCCAGAAGCCAGAGAGTTTACCCACCAGAGCACCCAGCCCAGAAGCTGGCCCCACCCTACCCCACAGCCAGGCAGGCCTCTTCCTCTGGTGCACGAGGGGCCCAGGGTAAGTGCGCACCTTGGCATGTCCCGTGCAGGCCCCTTCCTGCCTGTGGTTGTGTGGAAAATGAGGATGAGTCTCAGcttccagcagcagcagccctgggGCAGGCAGAGGCAACAGTAGCCCCATCAAGGAGCCCCTGGGAGAGCCAGCAGCTCTACAGAGCACCGTGCTCCTCAGACTCACTCAGGTCGAGGTGCCCGGCAGTGCAGACTGCAGAGCTGAGCTGCATGAAAATATCAGCAAGGTGCCTACTGGGGGACGCAGCCTGGCGGCTCCTCAAAAAGTGAAGCGTAGAATTATCTTGTGGTCCAGCAACTGTCTTCCTGGGTGCCTACCCCAAGGAGTTGAAAACAGACACTCGGACAGACGcttgttcacaacagccaaaggGAAGAACAACACAAGCATCCGTTGCCAGATGAATGGATCCACAAAATGCAGTGTAGACGTGTAAGGTAACACGACTCAGCCATGAGGAGAGAAATTCCCACACAGGCTAcagtgtggatgaaccttgagacaTGCtcagcaaaagaagccagatgcaaaggCCACGTCTTCCACAATTTTgtgtatatgaaatgtccaggccgggcgcggtggcccacacctgtaatcctagcactttgggaggccgaggcaggcagatcacatgatgtcaggagttcgagaccagcctggccaacatggtgaaaccctgtctctactaaaaatacaaaaattagccagccgtggtggtgcacgcctgtaatcccagctactcgggaggctgaggcacaagaattgcttgcacccagaaggcagaggttgcagtgaactgagatcgcgccactgcactccagcctgggtgacagagcaagactccatcttgaaagaaagagagagagagagaaagaaatgtccagaacaggtaAATCCATGAGACAGAAAAGCAGCTGTGGGCTGGTGGGGCTGAGGGCGGGGAGAATGAAGAATGCTGACTAATGGATGCtgggtttcctttccttttgggGTGAAGAAAGGGTTCTGGAACTAAGTGCTGGTGGTCGCACAACAGTATGAACGTACTACATGCCACTCGGTGTGCACTGTGACGTGGTTAATGTTCTGTGAATTTCAGttccattttaaacaaattttatttagagacagggtttcattatgtggcttaggctggacttgaactcctggccccaaacaattcccccacctcggcctgctgagtagctgggactataggttcacactaccatgcctggctcggttcaattttttgttttgcaaaaaggaaaaaccCATGTCACTGAGGCTGTTTGGAACATTCCACGCTGTCTAGGACCATAGGGCCACTGCCCACAGGTGGAGCTGAGGACGGGGCAAGTGAGACCTGCTGTCCCTCCTCACgagatggaaagggagaaaaggcagaaggagCCCAGACACTTTACCAGTTCCTTCTGTGCACTGGGGTGGCTCAAACGGGGGTTCGGGACAGGCTTGATGTCACACGGCGTTAGGACAGGCATGCCAGTAGGCAGAGGACAGCCTCCCTGAGGACACAACCCTCCCCAAGAACCCGAAGATCCAAGTCAGGAGAAAGGAAGCTGTCCTGGCAGGAGGACACCGAGGCCGGAAGAGGGGCCATGGCCCTGGGGGCAGTTCCCTTGGCCTGTGTTTGGCACATCCCCTGGGGCGCTGGGAGTCTTGGAGGGGTTGGGCAGGGCAGGTGGTCAGATGCCCCTCTGGGAGGTCACTGCCCCGTAGGAGGTCACCGCAACTGCCTGGGGCCGGGGAGGAGGGGACTGGTCTGAGGGCCTTTGGCTGTCCAGAGCGGTGGCTGTGCAGAGGGTGGCTTTGGTCCCCATGGAAGCGGGtgcaggaggaggtggaggaggagcttGGTTTGCGGAGGGGCTGCAGGAGGGGGAATGAGAGGACTCAGTGTGGCCAGGTGGCCTGAGTCACGGTGGAGAGTTCTGAAAAGCCACCTCTGGCTTTGGCAGTGTGGGGGCTTCGGAGACCCTGCTGAGTGTAGTGGCAGAGGCCCCTGCAGACGCCCTGTAGCAGGGCCAGAGGGCACCAGCGTCAGCTCCCCAGGGCTGCCAAGACAAACCACCGCCAACCCAGCAGCTGGGAACAGCACAGCCATGGCCTTCCAGCCCTGGGGGACGGTGTCCAAAACGCATCCCACCGGGTGAGGGTCAAGGGTCACAGGGTGGCTCCTTCTGTGGGCTCCAGAGGAAGATCCATTCCTTGTCCTCTCCAGCTTCCGGAGGTGCCCCGGCCCCCTCCTCACCTTCAAGGCCATCAGAGTGCCCCTCCGTCCTCTCTCTGACTCTGCTGCGGTCCTCACGTCTCCACCTCCACCCTCCTGTTCCCTCTTCTGAGGCCCTTGTGACCACATTTAGGGCCCCCGGGTCACCCAGGACCATCTTC
This region includes:
- the NUDT14 gene encoding uridine diphosphate glucose pyrophosphatase NUDT14 isoform X2, with amino-acid sequence MDRIEGASVGRCAASPYLRPLTLHYRQNGAQKSWDFMKTHDSVTVLLFNSSRRSLVLVKQFRPAVYAGEVERHFPGSLAAADQDGPRELQPALPGSAGVTVELCAGLVDQPGLSLEEVACKEAWEECGYHLAPSDLRRVATYWSGVGLTGSRQTMFYTEVTDTQRSGPGGGLAEEGELIEVVHLPLEGAQAFVDNPDVPKTLGVIFGVSWFLSQVAPNLDLQ
- the NUDT14 gene encoding uridine diphosphate glucose pyrophosphatase NUDT14 isoform X1 codes for the protein MGPRGTPGPAPKMGVHLRIRQFQPPPAGPAHTPAHPGCRGLPGRCAQRVGMGRWRVATGEQDHRNGAQKSWDFMKTHDSVTVLLFNSSRRSLVLVKQFRPAVYAGEVERHFPGSLAAADQDGPRELQPALPGSAGVTVELCAGLVDQPGLSLEEVACKEAWEECGYHLAPSDLRRVATYWSGVGLTGSRQTMFYTEVTDTQRSGPGGGLAEEGELIEVVHLPLEGAQAFVDNPDVPKTLGVIFGVSWFLSQVAPNLDLQ